The following proteins are co-located in the Apium graveolens cultivar Ventura chromosome 5, ASM990537v1, whole genome shotgun sequence genome:
- the LOC141660824 gene encoding replication protein A 70 kDa DNA-binding subunit A-like, whose amino-acid sequence MEMHSHLSALNETRNNWFLRVRVTRIWNNTTSSGIMIRYNMILLDCEMHAVVAPELWNLFAGIITPGTIYCIRNLNVSPSTGLFRPVHSKDMIHFTASTTVVLDLNNDLFIPRHKFHITPLNELRDSFYFYGPENQPVYSTDVVGVVENLEAMRTVQIQHGSRDLMRFNISDGLNRHCVSFYSPFPEHYEALYETQLENPVIVILASTRVSVFRNTYVIGNLPSTKIYINIDDPQVFLMRQRPYSVSTSYKSTSYRTTWKIKARVTRMWPSVFVTDNGTETMKGYNLVLLDDADCHVHVFVYADN is encoded by the exons ATGGAGATGCACAGTCATTTGTCTGCTTTGAATGAGACTCGGAACAATTGGTTCCTGAGAGTTCGTGTCACCAGGATTTGGAACAATACTACTAGCTCTGGCATTATGATTCGTTACAATATGATTTTGTTAGATTGTGAG ATGCACGCGGTCGTTGCTCCAGAGCTTTGGAATCTCTTTGCTGGTATTATTACTCCAGGAACCATCTATTGTATCAGAAACCTGAATGTTTCCCCGTCTACTGGTTTGTTTAGGCCTGTACATTCGAAGGATATGATCCATTTTACTGCCTCCACCACTGTTGTATTGGACCTGAACAATGATCTCTTCATCCCGAGGCATAAGTTTCATATCACACCATTGAATGAGCTTCGCGATTCTTTCTATTTTTATGGACCTGAAAACCAGCCTGTGTACTCTACAG ATGTCGTTGGAGTTGTTGAGAATCTGGAAGCCATGAGGACTGTGCAGATCCAACATGGTTCAAGGGATCTTATGCGCTTCAATATTAGTGATGGACT GAATAGGCACTGTGTATCCTTTTATTCTCCATTTCCTGAACATTATGAAGCATTATATGAAACTCAGCTGGAGAATCCTGTTATTGTTATACTGGCATCAACCAGAGTTTCAGTATTTCGAA ATACATATGTAATTGGTAATCTGCCGTCTACCAAGATTTATATCAACATTGATGATCCACAAGTTTTCCTCATGCGACAGAG ACCATATTCGGTTTCTACATCATACAAATCGACTTCATACAG AACCACATGGAAGATAAAGGCTAGAGTTACCAGAATGTGGCCTTCTGTTTTTGTcacagataatgggactgaaacAATGAAAGGATACAATTTAGTTTTACTGGATGACGCT GACTGTCATGTTCATGTTTTTGTTTATGCTGATAACTGA
- the LOC141660823 gene encoding uncharacterized protein LOC141660823: MPATGKVWSWIKTMLDESLVVLVNQQPKPNIVSQFKRLNPPTFDEATDPSIVEMWIQEMEKAFELIGRNEKQKDMRNDFVAEIECTTANVCIEIEKLFNDVGKSLKDYNSMPFPDDSFMHGLDNRLLSDELSYNKEHEHDEHDKLYKSLNKEQLHAYASIIDSVENGKGVLPIASSGIAATLLPGGRTTHSRFHIPLKVDEYSVAGIKHGTELGELLKHTSLIIWDEAPMQHRHAAKSVDRSLRDIMTSVDPERASLPFGDITIVFGGDFRQILPVIPKASRAQVVSASLNSSKIWDHCRVFLLEKIFIFPLGKQNKKNMKSPNLAGGYLMLVMVPGKEHYYFSQDSLVDSEGDNNDFGSAFPIEYLNSINMPCLPKHHLKIKEGCIEMEPSDTQWPFEFKRVQFPVQLCYAMTINKSQGRSLHKVGLYLPRSVFTHGQLYVAVSRVTSPSGLHILIDSDSGGYTNVTANVIFEEVFYNLPSKDNQNR, translated from the exons atgccagctactggcaaagtgtggtcaTGGATCAAGACCATG CTGGATGAATCTCTAGTTGTGCTTGTGAATCAACAACCAAAGCCAAACATCGTCTCTCAGTTCAAGCGTTTGAACCCGCCAACTTTTGATGAAGCTACAGACCCGTCTATCGTCGAGATGTGGATAcaagagatggaaaaagctttcGAACTTATAGGGAGAAATGAGAAACAGAAG GATATGCGCAATGACTTTGTAGCTGAAATTGAATGCACAACTGCTAATGTGTGTATAG AAATTGAAAAACTCTTTAACGATGTTGGCAAAAGTCTTAAAGATTACAACTCGATGCCTTTTCCTGATGACAGCTTTATGCATGGACTCGATAACAGATTACTGTCTGATGAACTTTCTTACAACAAGGAACACGAGCATGATGAACATGACAAACTTTATAAATCACTTAATAAAGAGCAGCTTCATGCCTACGCTTCTATTATTGACAGCGTTGAAAATGGCAAAGGAG TTCTTCCTATTGCCTCTTCCGGTATCGCAGCTACCCTGCTTCCCGGGGGAAGAACAACTCATTCAAGGTTTCACATTCCGTTGAAGGTTGATGAGTACTCGGTTGCTGGAATCAAGCATGGTACTGAACTTGGTGAATTATTGAAACATACCAGTTTGATTATATGGGATGAAGCTCCCATGCAGCACCGACATGCTGCCAAAAGTGTTGATCGCAGTTTACGAGATATTATGACATCAGTGGATCCTGAAAGAGCCAGCCTACCATTTGGCGATATAACTATTGTTTTTGGAGGAGACTTTCGGCAAATCCTCCCTGTGATACCAAAAGCTTCAAGAGCACAGGTTGTGAGTGCTTCTTTAAATAGTTCAAAGATATGGGATCATTGTCGGGTATTCTTACTAGAAAAAATATTCATCTTTCCTCTGGGAAAACAGAACAAGAAAAACATGAAATCGCCGAATTTAGCAGGTGGGTACTTGATGTTGGTAATG GTTCCAGGAAAGGAGCACTATTATTTTAGTCAAGATTCTTTGGTAGACAGTGAAGGTGATAACAATGATTTTGGTTCTGCTTTTCCAATTGAATACTTGAATTCCATTAATATGCCTTGCCTGCCAAAACATCATTTGAAAATTAAAGAAGGATGC ATAGAAATGGAACCTTCAGATACTCAATGGCCATTTGAGTTCAAAAGAGTTCAATTTCCAGTCCAGTTGTGTTATGCTATGACGATTAATAAGAGTCAGGGACGGTCGCTTCACAAGGTTGGACTTTATTTGCCGAGATCCGTATTTACACATGGACAACTTTATGTTGCTGTATCGAGAGTTACTTCTCCTTCAGGCTTACATATTCTGATTGACAGTGATAGTGGAGGATATACAAATGTAACAGCTAATGTAATTTTTGAAGAAGTTTTCTATAATTTGCCGAGCAAAGATAATCAAAATCGGTGA